From the genome of Globicephala melas chromosome 14, mGloMel1.2, whole genome shotgun sequence, one region includes:
- the LOC115867018 gene encoding nucleophosmin-like isoform X2: protein MEDSMDMDMRPLRPQNYLFSCELTADKDYHFKVDNDENEHQLSLRTVSLGAGAKDELNIVEAEAMNYEGSPVKVTLATLKMSVQPTVSLGGFEITPPVVLRLKCGSGPVHISGQHLIAVEEDAEEEDVTLLSISGKRSAPGSGSKFPRKKVKLAADEDEDDDDDDDDEEAEEKAPVKKSEESFKKRKKTPKTPKGPSSVEDIKAKMQASIEKGGSLPKVEAKFINYVKNCFQMTDQEAIQDLWQWRKSL from the exons ATGGAAGATTCGATGGACATGGACATGAGGCCCCTGAGGCCCCAGAACTATCTTTTCAGTTGTGAACTAACGGCCGACAAAGATTATCACTTTAAGGTGGATAATGATGAAAATGAGCACCAGTTATCTTTAAGAACGGTCAGTTTAGGGGCTGGCGCAAAGGATGAATTGAACATTGTGGAAGCAGAGGCGATGAATTATGAAGGCAGTCCAGTTAAAGTAACACTGGCAACTTTGAAAATGTCTGTGCAGCCAACGGTTTCCCTTGGGGGCTTTGAAATAACACCACCTGTGGTCTTACGGTTGAAGTGTGGTTCAGGGCCTGTGCATATTAGTGGACAGCACTTAATAGCTGTGGAGGAAGATGCAGAGGAGGAGGATGTGACACTCCTAAGTATATCTGGAAAGCGTTCTGCCCCTGGAAGTGGTAGCAAGTTTCCAcggaaaaaagtaaaacttgctgctgatgaagatgaagatgatgatgacgacgatgatgatgaggaagctgaagaaaAAGCTCCAGTAAA AAAAAGTGAAGAATCCTTCAAAAAACGGAAAAAAACTCCTAAAACACCGAAAGGACCTAGCTCTGTAGAAGACATTAAAGCAAAAATGCAAGCAAGTATAGAAAAAGGTGGTTCCCTTCCCAAAGTGGAAGCCAAATTCATCAATTATGTGAAGAATTGTTTCCAGATGACTGATCAGGAGGCTATTCAAGATCTCTGGCAGTGGAGGAAGTCTCtttaa
- the LOC115867018 gene encoding nucleophosmin-like isoform X1, translated as MEDSMDMDMRPLRPQNYLFSCELTADKDYHFKVDNDENEHQLSLRTVSLGAGAKDELNIVEAEAMNYEGSPVKVTLATLKMSVQPTVSLGGFEITPPVVLRLKCGSGPVHISGQHLIAVEEDAEEEDVTLLSISGKRSAPGSGSKFPRKKVKLAADEDEDDDDDDDDEEAEEKAPVKKSVRDTPGKNAQKSNQNGKDSKPSIPRSKSEESFKKRKKTPKTPKGPSSVEDIKAKMQASIEKGGSLPKVEAKFINYVKNCFQMTDQEAIQDLWQWRKSL; from the coding sequence ATGGAAGATTCGATGGACATGGACATGAGGCCCCTGAGGCCCCAGAACTATCTTTTCAGTTGTGAACTAACGGCCGACAAAGATTATCACTTTAAGGTGGATAATGATGAAAATGAGCACCAGTTATCTTTAAGAACGGTCAGTTTAGGGGCTGGCGCAAAGGATGAATTGAACATTGTGGAAGCAGAGGCGATGAATTATGAAGGCAGTCCAGTTAAAGTAACACTGGCAACTTTGAAAATGTCTGTGCAGCCAACGGTTTCCCTTGGGGGCTTTGAAATAACACCACCTGTGGTCTTACGGTTGAAGTGTGGTTCAGGGCCTGTGCATATTAGTGGACAGCACTTAATAGCTGTGGAGGAAGATGCAGAGGAGGAGGATGTGACACTCCTAAGTATATCTGGAAAGCGTTCTGCCCCTGGAAGTGGTAGCAAGTTTCCAcggaaaaaagtaaaacttgctgctgatgaagatgaagatgatgatgacgacgatgatgatgaggaagctgaagaaaAAGCTCCAGTAAAGAAATCTGTACGAGATACTCCAggcaaaaatgcacagaaatcaaaccagaatggaaaagactcAAAACCATCAATACCAAGATCAAAAAGTGAAGAATCCTTCAAAAAACGGAAAAAAACTCCTAAAACACCGAAAGGACCTAGCTCTGTAGAAGACATTAAAGCAAAAATGCAAGCAAGTATAGAAAAAGGTGGTTCCCTTCCCAAAGTGGAAGCCAAATTCATCAATTATGTGAAGAATTGTTTCCAGATGACTGATCAGGAGGCTATTCAAGATCTCTGGCAGTGGAGGAAGTCTCtttaa
- the LOC115867018 gene encoding nucleophosmin-like isoform X3, which produces MEDSMDMDMRPLRPQNYLFTVEEDAEEEDVTLLSISGKRSAPGSGSKFPRKKVKLAADEDEDDDDDDDDEEAEEKAPVKKSEESFKKRKKTPKTPKGPSSVEDIKAKMQASIEKGGSLPKVEAKFINYVKNCFQMTDQEAIQDLWQWRKSL; this is translated from the exons ATGGAAGATTCGATGGACATGGACATGAGGCCCCTGAGGCCCCAGAACTATCTTTTCA CTGTGGAGGAAGATGCAGAGGAGGAGGATGTGACACTCCTAAGTATATCTGGAAAGCGTTCTGCCCCTGGAAGTGGTAGCAAGTTTCCAcggaaaaaagtaaaacttgctgctgatgaagatgaagatgatgatgacgacgatgatgatgaggaagctgaagaaaAAGCTCCAGTAAA AAAAAGTGAAGAATCCTTCAAAAAACGGAAAAAAACTCCTAAAACACCGAAAGGACCTAGCTCTGTAGAAGACATTAAAGCAAAAATGCAAGCAAGTATAGAAAAAGGTGGTTCCCTTCCCAAAGTGGAAGCCAAATTCATCAATTATGTGAAGAATTGTTTCCAGATGACTGATCAGGAGGCTATTCAAGATCTCTGGCAGTGGAGGAAGTCTCtttaa